A stretch of the Bradyrhizobium arachidis genome encodes the following:
- a CDS encoding helix-turn-helix domain-containing protein, with protein sequence MLEEVVDFAGEALPGASAVPPYSETEFLAELGERVRSSRMRCDLSRRELARRSGISERYIAQIEGGKGNVSVVLLLRLASAIHRSQPQAA encoded by the coding sequence ATGCTGGAAGAAGTCGTCGATTTCGCAGGCGAGGCGCTGCCCGGCGCAAGCGCCGTTCCCCCTTATTCCGAGACCGAATTTTTGGCCGAGCTCGGCGAGCGGGTGCGCTCCTCGCGCATGCGATGCGACCTGTCGCGCCGGGAGCTTGCGCGAAGATCGGGAATATCCGAGCGCTACATCGCCCAGATCGAGGGCGGCAAGGGCAACGTCTCGGTCGTGCTGTTGCTGCGCCTGGCCTCGGCGATCCACCGTAGCCAGCCGCAGGCCGCCTGA
- a CDS encoding aldo/keto reductase: MDNLRTQGISMPKLGLGTFRMQGDACRAAVESALALGYRHIDTAEMYANEEPIGAALEASRVPRSELHVTTKVWHENLAPDAIRRAFDASLTKLRLDQIDLYLVHWPSRSANWGAVFETLMRLKEAKRVRAIGVANFTTALLKTAVEDIGAPIACNQIEYHVMLDQSKVLNCLAAKSIPLVAYCPLAQGRVAADPVLTEIGKKHDATAAQVALKWLLDQPGIAAIPKASRPESQQANLDALKITLDEGDRKKIAALPKDKRCVNPGFAPDWD; the protein is encoded by the coding sequence ATGGACAATCTAAGAACTCAGGGCATCAGCATGCCCAAGCTCGGCCTCGGCACCTTCCGCATGCAGGGCGATGCCTGCCGCGCTGCGGTCGAGAGCGCGCTTGCGCTCGGCTATCGCCACATCGACACGGCCGAGATGTATGCCAACGAAGAGCCGATCGGTGCTGCTCTTGAAGCATCGCGCGTGCCGCGCAGCGAGCTCCATGTCACGACAAAAGTCTGGCACGAGAATCTGGCGCCGGACGCGATCCGCCGCGCCTTCGATGCCAGCCTGACGAAGCTCCGCCTCGACCAGATCGATCTCTATCTCGTGCATTGGCCGTCGCGTAGCGCGAACTGGGGTGCGGTGTTCGAGACGCTGATGAGGCTGAAGGAGGCGAAGCGCGTCCGCGCCATCGGCGTCGCCAACTTCACGACGGCTCTGCTCAAGACCGCAGTCGAGGACATCGGGGCACCGATCGCCTGCAACCAGATCGAGTATCACGTGATGCTCGACCAGTCGAAGGTCCTGAACTGTCTCGCTGCCAAATCGATTCCGCTGGTTGCCTATTGTCCGCTGGCGCAAGGCCGCGTTGCCGCCGATCCGGTCCTGACCGAAATCGGCAAGAAGCACGATGCGACGGCAGCGCAGGTGGCGCTGAAATGGCTGCTCGACCAGCCGGGCATCGCCGCGATCCCGAAGGCGTCGCGGCCCGAGAGCCAACAGGCCAATCTCGATGCGCTGAAGATCACGCTGGATGAAGGGGACCGCAAGAAGATCGCGGCACTGCCGAAGGACAAGCGCTGCGTCAATCCCGGCTTTGCGCCGGATTGGGATTGA
- a CDS encoding M20/M25/M40 family metallo-hydrolase — translation MKITNNFATAIAALVLGGSVATAAGLTPQQQLSYDVYKELVEIDTTTATGDTAKAAEALAARLKAAGIPAADVQVFSPAPRKGNLVARLRGSGARKPILLVAHLDVVPALREDWSVDPFKLTEQDGHYYGRGTADDKHMATAFIAALIRYKQEGYKPDRDIIVALETDEEIFDRDGLGINWLIKNHKDLIDAEFALNEGGGVGLKGGKPIRNSVQTSEKVPVSFQLEVTDAGGHSSVPRQSNAIYRLAEGLVRLSKFNFPIRLNDTTRGYFEKSAQFENEQTASDMRTVMSDKPDLSAMSFVRLAANPVFNAQLRTTCVATQLQGGHAINALPQSAIAKVNCRMMPGEPVEEVKATLERVLADDQIKLTQIDTPVLSAPSALHEEIMGAIEKLTGEFFPGAVVMPVMSSGATDGSYLRNAGIPTYGHSGMAIDVGEGRIHGKDERVPIASFYNGQEYLYRLVKVLAGGS, via the coding sequence ATGAAAATCACGAACAATTTCGCGACCGCCATCGCAGCACTGGTTCTCGGCGGCAGCGTCGCCACTGCCGCCGGGCTCACGCCGCAACAGCAGCTCTCCTACGACGTCTACAAGGAGCTCGTTGAGATCGATACCACGACGGCAACCGGCGACACCGCCAAGGCAGCCGAGGCGTTGGCCGCGCGGCTGAAGGCGGCGGGCATTCCTGCGGCCGACGTCCAGGTCTTCTCGCCCGCACCGCGCAAGGGCAACCTCGTTGCCCGCCTGCGTGGCAGCGGCGCCCGCAAGCCGATCCTTCTGGTCGCGCATCTCGACGTGGTGCCGGCGTTGCGCGAGGACTGGAGCGTCGATCCGTTCAAGCTCACCGAGCAGGACGGCCACTACTATGGCCGCGGCACCGCCGACGACAAGCACATGGCGACAGCCTTCATTGCAGCGCTCATCCGCTACAAGCAGGAAGGCTACAAGCCCGACCGCGACATCATCGTCGCGCTGGAGACGGACGAAGAGATTTTTGACCGCGACGGTCTCGGCATCAATTGGCTGATCAAGAACCACAAGGACCTTATCGACGCCGAATTCGCGCTCAATGAAGGTGGCGGCGTTGGCCTCAAGGGCGGCAAGCCGATCCGCAACAGCGTGCAGACCAGCGAAAAGGTTCCAGTCAGCTTCCAGTTGGAGGTGACCGATGCCGGCGGCCACAGCTCGGTGCCGCGCCAGAGCAACGCGATCTACAGGCTCGCCGAAGGTCTCGTGCGGCTGTCCAAGTTCAACTTCCCGATCAGGCTCAACGACACCACGCGCGGCTATTTCGAGAAGTCCGCGCAATTCGAGAACGAGCAGACCGCTTCCGACATGCGCACGGTCATGTCGGACAAGCCCGATCTCTCGGCGATGTCGTTCGTGCGGCTTGCCGCTAATCCGGTCTTCAACGCGCAGCTCCGCACCACCTGCGTCGCGACCCAGTTGCAGGGCGGCCACGCCATCAACGCTCTGCCGCAGTCGGCCATTGCCAAGGTCAATTGCCGGATGATGCCGGGCGAACCGGTCGAGGAGGTCAAGGCGACGCTGGAGCGTGTGCTGGCCGACGATCAGATCAAGCTGACGCAGATCGATACGCCGGTTCTGAGCGCGCCGTCCGCGCTGCACGAAGAAATCATGGGTGCGATCGAAAAGCTCACGGGCGAATTCTTCCCTGGCGCGGTGGTGATGCCGGTCATGAGTTCCGGCGCGACCGACGGTTCCTATTTGCGTAACGCGGGTATCCCGACCTACGGCCATTCCGGCATGGCGATCGACGTCGGCGAGGGCCGCATCCACGGCAAGGACGAGCGGGTTCCGATCGCGTCCTTCTATAATGGGCAGGAATACCTCTACCGTCTGGTCAAGGTGCTCGCCGGTGGATCCTGA
- a CDS encoding RidA family protein, whose translation MNFRTMAVIGGLLGAMQAGIAQAEIVRHPIPNSTFPIAQSVQVTGNATTYYVSGQVPPVANKDADPQSLQAYGDTKTQTVGVLNRIKTILDGLGLTMGDVVKMQVFLVHNAATPMDFKAFMEGYTQFFGGSQPNLPARSVVGVASLANPGFLVEIEVIAVKDAK comes from the coding sequence ATGAACTTCAGGACCATGGCCGTGATCGGCGGACTGCTCGGGGCGATGCAGGCGGGTATCGCGCAGGCCGAGATTGTCAGGCATCCGATCCCGAACTCGACCTTTCCGATCGCACAGTCCGTGCAGGTCACCGGCAACGCGACAACCTACTATGTCAGCGGCCAGGTGCCGCCGGTCGCGAACAAGGATGCCGACCCCCAGAGCCTGCAGGCCTATGGCGACACCAAGACCCAGACCGTCGGCGTGCTAAATCGCATCAAGACCATTTTGGACGGCCTCGGCCTCACCATGGGCGACGTCGTGAAGATGCAGGTCTTCCTGGTGCACAACGCGGCGACGCCAATGGACTTCAAGGCCTTCATGGAGGGCTACACGCAGTTCTTCGGTGGCAGCCAGCCCAATCTGCCGGCACGCTCCGTGGTCGGCGTCGCCTCGCTCGCCAATCCGGGCTTCCTGGTGGAGATTGAGGTGATTGCCGTCAAGGACGCGAAATGA
- a CDS encoding cytochrome c, which yields MTKRPWQWRILSRSAFAVVALLSPMALAHDGPQTRIFSSGFSFAETTGEELFANICQGCHMPDGGGAAGAGAYPSLVADKNLEARGYPVYLVINGRRAMPPFGEMMTDAQIAAVVNYLRTHFDNNYQDAVTAGEVRDARR from the coding sequence ATGACGAAACGCCCCTGGCAATGGCGAATTCTCTCCCGGTCCGCTTTCGCCGTGGTCGCACTGCTGTCGCCGATGGCGCTCGCGCATGACGGTCCGCAAACGCGCATCTTCTCCTCCGGCTTCAGTTTCGCCGAGACCACGGGCGAAGAGCTGTTCGCCAACATCTGCCAGGGATGCCACATGCCCGACGGCGGCGGCGCGGCGGGGGCGGGCGCCTATCCCTCGCTCGTCGCCGACAAGAATTTGGAGGCGCGGGGCTATCCCGTCTATCTCGTCATCAATGGCCGCCGCGCGATGCCGCCGTTCGGCGAGATGATGACGGACGCGCAAATCGCTGCGGTCGTGAACTACCTGCGCACGCATTTCGACAACAACTATCAGGACGCGGTGACGGCGGGCGAAGTGCGGGATGCGCGCCGCTAA
- a CDS encoding NAD(P)/FAD-dependent oxidoreductase: protein MQSELPTIRRRDLLALIGTVAGSAAMYHAMTSLGLASESRYKGPIRLEGDPKGASVLVLGAGLAGMTAALELRKAGYKVQILEFNSRAGGRNWTIRGGDSFTELGGFKQTCEFEDGLYINPGPWRIPHHHRALLDYCKRLNVALEPFNQLNHAAYLHSVRAFGGKPQRIRAVKADFQGQIAELLAKVTQQGKLDETVSKEDQEILLQALRSWGALDNGYGYKANLISAEFRGYARDPGGGLTAMPEASEPVGLSEILKSRLWRYLRGFAHYNFQTTMFQPVGGMDMIGKAFAKEVGDLIRFNAKVTEIKQDDRGVTVSYLDAGKPGAMQQVQADWCVCTIPLSILSQLPIGVSAAMKSAIDAVPYAASVKIGLQFKRRFWEEDEQIYGGISYTDLPIRQIAYPNYGYNRAGRGVLLGAYLFEGPNAYEFTAMSPAERVARAVEFGAVIHPQYKAEFETGVAVAWHRVPFVLGCSGDWTDATRDAHYKNLCQIDGRIVLAGEHASALPAWQEGAILSALDAITRLHDRVVRT, encoded by the coding sequence ATGCAGAGCGAACTTCCGACCATCAGGCGACGAGACCTGCTTGCGCTGATCGGCACGGTCGCCGGCAGCGCGGCGATGTATCACGCGATGACCAGCCTCGGTCTTGCGTCGGAGTCCCGCTACAAGGGGCCCATTCGCCTCGAAGGCGATCCAAAAGGCGCCTCCGTCCTCGTTCTCGGCGCGGGCCTTGCGGGCATGACCGCGGCGCTGGAGTTGCGCAAGGCGGGGTACAAGGTCCAGATTCTCGAATTCAACAGCCGCGCCGGCGGCCGCAACTGGACGATCCGCGGCGGCGACAGTTTTACCGAGCTCGGCGGCTTCAAGCAGACCTGCGAATTCGAGGACGGGCTCTATATCAATCCGGGACCGTGGCGCATTCCCCATCACCACCGCGCGCTGCTGGACTACTGCAAGCGGCTGAACGTTGCGCTCGAGCCGTTCAACCAGCTCAATCACGCCGCTTATCTCCATTCCGTGCGCGCCTTCGGCGGCAAGCCGCAGCGCATCCGCGCGGTGAAGGCGGATTTCCAGGGACAGATCGCCGAGCTGCTCGCCAAGGTGACGCAGCAGGGCAAGCTCGACGAAACCGTCTCCAAGGAGGATCAGGAGATCCTGTTGCAGGCGCTGCGCTCCTGGGGCGCGCTCGACAACGGCTATGGCTACAAGGCCAATTTGATCTCGGCTGAATTTCGCGGCTACGCCAGGGATCCCGGCGGCGGGTTGACGGCGATGCCGGAGGCAAGCGAGCCGGTCGGCCTGTCCGAGATCCTGAAGTCGCGGCTCTGGCGCTATCTGCGCGGTTTTGCGCACTACAATTTCCAGACCACGATGTTCCAGCCGGTCGGTGGCATGGACATGATAGGCAAGGCCTTTGCAAAAGAGGTCGGCGATCTCATCCGCTTCAACGCCAAGGTCACTGAAATCAAGCAGGACGATCGCGGCGTGACCGTCAGCTATCTCGATGCAGGCAAGCCGGGCGCCATGCAGCAGGTGCAGGCCGACTGGTGCGTCTGCACGATCCCGCTCTCGATCCTCAGCCAGTTACCGATCGGCGTCAGCGCCGCCATGAAGTCGGCGATCGATGCCGTGCCCTATGCTGCCTCCGTCAAGATCGGCCTGCAGTTCAAGCGCCGGTTCTGGGAGGAGGACGAGCAGATCTATGGCGGCATCAGCTACACGGATTTGCCGATCCGCCAGATCGCCTATCCCAATTACGGCTATAACCGCGCCGGGCGCGGCGTGCTGCTCGGCGCCTATCTGTTCGAGGGACCCAATGCCTACGAGTTCACGGCGATGTCGCCTGCCGAGCGCGTCGCGCGCGCGGTCGAATTCGGCGCTGTCATCCATCCGCAATACAAGGCCGAGTTCGAGACCGGCGTGGCGGTCGCCTGGCACAGGGTGCCCTTCGTGCTCGGCTGCAGCGGAGACTGGACCGACGCGACGCGCGACGCGCACTACAAGAACCTGTGCCAGATCGACGGCCGCATCGTGCTCGCCGGCGAGCACGCCTCCGCCTTGCCGGCCTGGCAGGAGGGTGCCATCCTGTCGGCACTCGATGCGATCACGAGGTTGCACGACCGCGTTGTGAGGACGTGA
- a CDS encoding nitronate monooxygenase family protein has protein sequence MKTAITELFGIEHPIIQGGMHFVGFAELASAVSNAGGLGIITGLTQRTPELLAKEIARCRDMTDKPFGVNLTFLPTFAAPPYPEYIAAIVEGGVKIVETAGRSPEQYMPAMKVAGIKVIHKCTSVRHSLKAERIGCDAVSVDGFECGGHPGEDDIPNMILLPRAAEELKIPFVASGGMADGRSLVAALSLGAAGMNMGTRFIATKEAPVHQNVKNALVAASELDTRLIMRALRNTERVLKNANVDRLLEIEHEKGDKLKIDDIHDQVAGVYPKIMLEGEMDAGAWSCGMVAGLIRDIPSCEELVDRIMTEADEIIRSRLMGFLDGKAAARKVA, from the coding sequence GTGAAGACCGCGATCACCGAATTGTTCGGCATCGAGCATCCGATCATCCAGGGTGGCATGCATTTCGTCGGCTTTGCCGAGCTCGCATCTGCCGTCTCCAATGCCGGCGGGCTCGGTATCATCACCGGGCTGACGCAGCGCACCCCGGAATTGCTCGCCAAGGAGATCGCACGCTGCCGCGACATGACCGACAAGCCGTTCGGCGTGAACCTCACCTTCCTGCCGACCTTCGCCGCGCCGCCTTATCCCGAATACATCGCCGCGATCGTCGAGGGCGGGGTGAAGATCGTGGAGACCGCGGGCCGCAGCCCCGAGCAATACATGCCGGCGATGAAGGTAGCCGGCATCAAGGTGATCCACAAATGCACCTCGGTGCGTCACTCCTTGAAGGCCGAGCGGATCGGCTGCGATGCCGTCAGCGTCGACGGATTTGAGTGCGGTGGCCATCCCGGCGAGGACGACATTCCCAACATGATCCTGCTGCCGCGCGCGGCGGAGGAATTGAAGATTCCCTTCGTTGCCTCCGGCGGCATGGCCGATGGCCGCAGCCTCGTCGCAGCGCTCTCGCTGGGCGCAGCCGGCATGAACATGGGAACGCGCTTCATTGCGACCAAGGAAGCGCCGGTGCATCAGAACGTGAAGAACGCACTGGTCGCGGCGAGCGAGCTCGACACCCGCCTGATCATGCGTGCGTTGCGCAATACCGAGCGCGTGCTGAAGAACGCCAATGTCGATCGTCTGCTCGAGATCGAGCATGAGAAAGGCGACAAGCTCAAGATCGACGATATCCACGACCAGGTCGCGGGCGTCTATCCAAAAATCATGCTCGAAGGCGAGATGGATGCCGGCGCCTGGAGCTGCGGCATGGTCGCGGGCCTCATCCGAGACATTCCCTCCTGCGAGGAGCTGGTCGACCGCATCATGACGGAAGCGGACGAGATCATCCGCAGCCGCCTGATGGGCTTCCTCGACGGCAAGGCGGCCGCGCGCAAGGTCGCCTGA
- a CDS encoding SDR family oxidoreductase yields the protein MPKRNATAAIIGAGDFIGSEIAKKFAAEGFTVFAGRRNGDKLAPLVKDVEAAGGEIHARSLDARKEEEIISFLNDADKHAPLEVCIFNVGANVNFPILDTTERVFRKVWEMACYSGFLAGREAARLMLPRGSGNIFFTGATASLRGGSGFAAFASAKFGLRAVAQAMARELGPKNIHVAHLIIDSGVDTEWVRQRRLEALGPNALDNPDLLMPPSAVADAYWQLYQQPKSAWTFEMEIRPFGEKW from the coding sequence TTGCCCAAGCGAAATGCGACAGCCGCCATCATTGGAGCGGGCGATTTCATCGGCTCCGAGATTGCCAAGAAATTCGCTGCCGAAGGCTTCACCGTCTTCGCGGGCCGTCGCAACGGCGACAAGCTGGCACCGCTGGTCAAAGACGTCGAGGCTGCCGGCGGCGAGATCCACGCGCGCTCGCTCGATGCGCGCAAGGAGGAGGAGATCATCTCCTTCCTCAACGACGCCGACAAGCACGCGCCGCTGGAGGTCTGCATCTTCAATGTCGGCGCCAACGTCAACTTCCCGATCCTCGATACCACCGAGCGCGTGTTTCGCAAGGTATGGGAGATGGCCTGCTATTCCGGCTTTCTCGCCGGTCGCGAAGCCGCGCGCCTGATGCTGCCGCGGGGCAGCGGCAACATCTTCTTCACCGGCGCTACCGCATCCTTGCGCGGCGGCAGCGGCTTCGCCGCCTTTGCCAGCGCAAAATTCGGCCTGCGCGCGGTCGCGCAAGCGATGGCGCGCGAATTGGGCCCGAAGAACATCCATGTCGCGCATCTCATCATCGATTCCGGTGTCGACACCGAATGGGTGCGGCAGCGCCGGCTCGAGGCGCTCGGACCGAACGCACTCGACAATCCTGATCTGTTGATGCCGCCGTCGGCCGTCGCGGATGCCTATTGGCAGCTCTACCAGCAGCCGAAGAGCGCCTGGACATTCGAGATGGAGATTCGCCCGTTCGGAGAGAAATGGTGA
- a CDS encoding PRC-barrel domain-containing protein — protein MMDESETGALIGSDKVEGTSVYGIDRNKIGSIERVMIDKKSGRVSYAVLGFGGFLGLGNDHYPLPWQSLKYDTALGGYVTGITEKELQNAPHYGAQAEWNWGDDAKVRAVNAYYGVPFA, from the coding sequence ATGATGGATGAGAGCGAAACGGGCGCGCTGATCGGCAGTGACAAGGTCGAGGGAACTTCGGTCTACGGCATCGACCGGAACAAGATCGGTTCGATCGAGCGCGTGATGATCGACAAGAAGAGCGGCCGGGTATCCTACGCCGTGCTGGGTTTCGGCGGGTTCCTCGGGCTCGGCAACGACCACTATCCATTGCCCTGGCAATCCCTGAAGTATGACACCGCGCTTGGCGGCTATGTCACCGGCATCACCGAGAAGGAATTGCAGAATGCGCCGCACTATGGCGCGCAGGCCGAATGGAATTGGGGCGATGACGCCAAGGTGCGCGCGGTGAACGCCTATTATGGGGTGCCGTTCGCCTGA
- a CDS encoding phosphatase PAP2 family protein, whose translation MALVTVKPTRVDVAVADEISAHVSPGVEHAAQTLTWGADEHLLLAVSIAGWLYAHSRRPQAKPIANHLLAVSVVTTVLPHILKSVFDQTRPDRLTVRGHLRGIPRSGRARDAFPSGHATHMGALASAAGMLPSGRRHLARGLAVGLSLTRIALLAHWTSDVLAGFALGVTVERLLRPLTLRRPRRDRRLQ comes from the coding sequence ATGGCGCTCGTGACTGTCAAACCAACCCGAGTAGACGTCGCAGTCGCAGACGAGATTTCGGCCCATGTGAGCCCCGGCGTGGAGCACGCGGCACAAACGCTCACCTGGGGCGCGGACGAGCACCTTCTTCTCGCAGTCTCGATCGCGGGTTGGCTCTATGCGCACAGCCGGCGGCCCCAGGCCAAACCAATCGCCAACCATTTGCTGGCCGTATCGGTTGTCACCACCGTCCTCCCGCACATTCTCAAATCGGTGTTCGACCAGACCAGGCCTGACCGGCTAACGGTGCGGGGACACTTGCGAGGTATCCCGAGATCGGGACGAGCGCGCGATGCATTTCCCTCCGGCCACGCCACGCATATGGGCGCCCTCGCCTCCGCAGCCGGCATGCTGCCGTCCGGCCGGCGGCACCTCGCACGCGGCCTTGCGGTTGGATTGTCGCTGACCAGGATCGCACTGCTCGCACATTGGACCAGCGACGTGCTGGCCGGCTTTGCGCTCGGTGTCACCGTGGAACGATTGCTGCGTCCATTGACACTGAGGCGGCCACGCAGGGATCGAAGATTACAATGA
- a CDS encoding DUF3147 family protein yields the protein MTEYVIRFIAGGLLVSAFATLSDMLRPKSFAGLLGAAPSVALATLGIAIVQHGAQYAAAESWTMMYGAVALACYGLVVCQLLMRSRINALPATTVSLAVWLVIAFGLLTAFGGAN from the coding sequence ATGACCGAGTATGTCATCCGCTTCATTGCCGGCGGCCTTCTCGTATCCGCGTTTGCGACCTTGAGCGACATGCTTCGGCCCAAGAGCTTTGCCGGTCTGCTCGGCGCTGCGCCGTCGGTGGCACTGGCGACACTCGGCATTGCGATCGTCCAGCATGGTGCGCAATACGCCGCAGCCGAAAGCTGGACAATGATGTATGGCGCGGTCGCGCTGGCCTGCTACGGCCTCGTTGTCTGCCAGTTGCTGATGCGCAGCCGCATCAACGCGCTTCCGGCGACGACCGTTTCGCTTGCGGTGTGGCTCGTCATCGCCTTTGGCTTACTCACTGCCTTCGGAGGCGCGAACTGA
- a CDS encoding DUF3147 family protein: MLIKLSLSSLKATHWHEFAVRFVLGGAATVLTGIIGARFGTAVGGLFLALPAIFCASATLVERHERRAKQKKGLRGDRRGQHAAALDAAGAGLGSAGLVAFAALFFIVVPTSVLGAFIVALIAWGSVAVSMWWLRRNLRITHHRSAVKRAPSAHGHSRFS; the protein is encoded by the coding sequence ATGCTCATCAAGCTGTCGCTCTCCTCCCTCAAGGCCACCCACTGGCATGAATTTGCCGTTCGGTTTGTACTCGGCGGGGCCGCGACCGTTCTGACAGGCATCATTGGCGCGCGCTTCGGGACGGCTGTCGGCGGGCTGTTCCTCGCCCTGCCCGCCATCTTCTGCGCCAGCGCGACGCTGGTCGAGCGGCATGAGCGGCGTGCCAAGCAGAAGAAGGGACTGCGTGGCGACAGGCGGGGTCAGCATGCTGCGGCACTGGATGCGGCGGGTGCCGGATTGGGAAGCGCAGGCCTCGTGGCGTTCGCGGCGCTGTTCTTCATCGTGGTCCCAACCAGCGTCCTCGGCGCATTCATCGTCGCGCTGATCGCCTGGGGCAGCGTGGCGGTGTCGATGTGGTGGTTGCGCCGAAATCTCCGCATCACGCATCACCGCAGCGCCGTCAAGCGCGCACCTTCAGCGCACGGTCACAGCCGCTTCTCGTAG